TAAATTTagtgttttcaaaatatcaactTGTTTCATCGAACCCTTTATAGCATTAGCCTACCAAATCATACGGAGAGTTTGTGTTGTTAGTATAAGAACATCTTATACacagggtgtttcaaaaaggactttacaactttgaaaattcatatacattttattaaacaaggtacagagctggttttgatgttattttaaaggaaaaaacttcaagtttttttaccttaaactaaagatgttctatgtggcttccgttggttatcctgcagacatcccatcggtagtcgatttcttcccagactcgcactagcatttcaggtgtaacttgctcagcagcagcgtaaattcttgctctaagttcaggtagagtggccggcaaaggaggtacgtacaccatatcttttatgaaaccccagaagaaaaaatctagcggtgtcaggtctggggaacgggggggccatgcaattggcgcatcacggccaatccattgacctgggaagcggtcatttagaaaattccggacgtcagtcagatattgtggtggtgcgccatcttgcataaagaaaacatttcgttctcggtcatcctcatcgatctgtggtactaaaaattgttgcaacatattaaggtacactatcccattgatggttctctcttgaaaaaaaggggccgtacactttcctcttgctcaacgcacaaagaaacgttcactttagggctatcacgaacatgttgtaatgtttcatgtggattttcgctgccccaaatcctacagttatgtgtgtttaccttgctacttaagtgaaaagtggactcgtcagaaaagattatgttgtccaagaaatgtccatcatcatccactcgatttaacatatccacacagaagttcctacgggcaatcttatcagtatctttaattgcttgtaaaagcgaatatcggtgtggtttcaagtgcaaacgttttcttaacacacgccaaaccgtcgtatgtggtacttgcagcttacgagatgcacgccgggtcgatttcacagggctatttacaaaacattgtctcacttgctcaacgacttcgtcagatgtgcttggacgacctaaggattttattatgtttcactgagcaccctgtttctacaaaacaactatgccGCTCATAAATTGTAGGTctactaggaggatctttagcgtacttggtacgaaaattacgctgaactgttgtcgcagacttcgattcttcaaaccaaaacacacaactagcacgcttcggtccagtgaaggcagccatttttaacgtaactgtcactagcgcttgtgcagcgcgattaggcactagcggactacgcgagtcaaaacttgaactgttttcctttaaaacaacaccaaaactagctctgtaccttgtttaataaattttatataatttttcaaagttgtaaagtcctttttaaAACGCCCTGTACATATAACACTCTATTAGGAATAATCTaaagttaaaacacaataaagctaaaataaaataaaatgtattgctgACTTTCGTAATGAATGGATAAACAAACTAGAAGAATTAAATTTGATAACACgagaagaaagaaattaaaataatataattgatccAAACCACAATTCAAAACAATTCATtaagaagattaaaaaatgtatttatattccgaatgtttaattttttcttatttatagaCATCTGGGACACTCTTCCTCATGCTCGTACAATATTGATAGAAAATGGTCctagaatgtaataaaaaaaagtgcgcataaattaaataaaatctaaactgcatgtttttataaatgtcataaaaccACGACATTGacattaaaaagtattatgtAACGTAATCCTAGTTGTGGGTGTTTAGTGAAACAAACGTTGATCTTATAAAACGTAGGTATAGATACAATGGATAACCTCACAAACCAAAACATCAATACATCgggacttaaatttatttaattgtcaaATACGGCTTGCAGTCTGTTTCTTTCTTGCTGTGAAATCATGGATGGCATCACCCATAGTCTTATTCTTATTCAATCTTTGACTACCTCTGTGACtgccttttttttataaaagttagatATAAATTTGTCCAGCTTTTGTAGTGTATACTATCCTAAGATTTGGAATTTACTAATTTGTCTTACAGTCGTTCTGCTCTTTTAGAACTGAGTGaatagattttgttttatttctatttcaatcATCACTTGGAAACTAAATGTACTGAAAACCCCTAAAGAATCTTATCTAAGTGATTTTGAGAGTGTCGTCAATATAAAGTCTTTATCAGCCATCCTTTGGAGTTTTTCACCTTCTTAGATTTTGGTTCAGCCAAACATTGTTTTGGGCCACAATTGTactttgctatttatttttatttcacaagcTCTGAGTTTCGCTAACTAGACCTTTAAGGCTCCATGCCAGCTGGGCGACGAAACAATTTGTCACAGACGAAACCTTTTCCAAAAATAGTGTCCACAGTACTCTCAACAGGTGACGGTTTGCAAACACCGGTGAAGCCTCGTCGCACGTCCATATAGGATAAGCTCAAGTCTCGCCACGTGTTTGTGGTGTTTGTTTGCTGTCGCTGGAGTCGCGCCGCGCTCCTATTTTGTTGCAGAGAAAGTTTTGTTACCCAGCTAGGAAGAGTCCCTTACGGTCATGTCTGTAGTCCCACCACGAGTCTGGATTACACTGTTCTCCTCAGAGACATATCGATACTTTTTTAAGGCTTTAATTGAATGACGCGACAGTTAAACGATCTTACATATGTTATATGTTAGCGTTACTAGATTGACCGATTCCTATCATTCTGAAAGTTCAACGTCGAAACGGAGCCGTCGAATTGGTTTGAGGCGGATGGTTAGATGAGACCCGGTCAAGCCCTCCTGTAAACACGGAGCCTTTCAAACAATATCCGCTTCATACCAATTCGAAGGCCCTGCTTCTTTGGTTCTAGACTTAAGTCTAGTAACAGCTAAGATTAATCGTTGATTGGTTCGAACTTTGTACCTTCTCTGAATGTTTTTATCTCTCGATACTCCACAGTATTGACAGATAAATCAATACGGTATATTACCCTATTTTTGTTTTGGgaatgtttaattcttttaaacattATGATTAAACTGGATATTAAAAGAGATCAATACACTAACCATGCAATGATTGAGGGCACATGACTAAACAATAATGATCGTTGACAGATTTGACATTTACGGTTGTTGTGACTTTATTTGTTCTACATACTGCACAGTATTGATGGAATAagcaatacagtatatttacttttaaggGAAAAGGGTCTCACTGAGCCTCCATGACATCCAAAACGTGCACCACCCCGATTGTGAAGCGGCTTCCCTGAAAACCGTCTTGACGATCAGAAAGGCCACCGCCTGCTTTAACGAGCTTGGGCTTCAACAGCTGCTTAAGGAACATCCCTGTCGTGTCAACTATACAGGGTCTGTATGCCAACAGGGTTTCAGGATCTCCCCTGCCTTATTTTTAAGGGGCAGGCGTTATCGAAGGTGCATTCTTAAAAACAGCGATTGTACATAGGTCCGAGCTAGTACCTTCAGTACTTACACCGGAGCTAGGCGCCTTACGGTACCGTATCTGTCCGACGGGCCGGGACAGATCTGCATCAGAAAAGAAGGGAATCTGGCAAGGGTTGACTGGTATGTCCTCATATTCCCAGACCGAGTGGGTTGGAAACAATGTTTCCACTAAGTTGTCGATAAGAAAGCTCATAATCAGACCTCTACCGAgactgcaatctgatctcttcttcaaggtagtacctaatacataattgcaaactaggttaaaataaacaaattgtccAAAGCGCTCTTCATGTGTTGTAcgatgttgtttgtcatattcctTCTTATGCACTGTATAAAAAACTATGTACAACAACTGCTCTGTAAACTGTAAAGCGCAATGACAGGTCACAATACCCTCACTGAGTCTACTAACCTCTATTACTGACCAGAGTCTAGCCAATGGTGATCGTcttaaaacaagatggcggaaataaaagggaaggtggAGCCAGGAAGGCCATATCTTATGTATTTCTACCACCAAGTGATATGCTTAAAAAGCCATCTTGCCGCATCTTAGATCTCACTGCAAAAATCTAGATGCGTTTGATACTTTTGGCTCTTTAGTTCATTAGAATTGGCAACCTAAGCGGAGACTGATTGGATGGtctatttaatgtatgttgccaaGTAATTTTGAAGAAATGGGTCCCGATGTACTATGTTGGGAACTTCATGGAATCTGAGTCTTCAGctgaccaacaatggtgtgcaattttttactctgtgagaccctttctggTTTTTATATTGTGATTAATCCTTACGTTTATGTCTTTTTGGAGAGAGGCAACTAACTGTGATATCCTTACAGGCTGAATTAGTGATGGATAAGTAGCCCATCTTAGATCTCACTGCAAAAATTCTAGATGCAAGCGTTTTGCTTTGTACATGATATGACTAGGAGAGAGGATTCTATCTGTTATGCCAATTATTGAATGGGTGTCTAGTTGGTACTTCTGTAACTGAGTCTTCAGCTGAAATAAGTTGTatggtttttatattgattaattgCTATGTCTTGGGGCACTCCTTACAGCTGAATTAGTGATGGATAAGTGAAGTCCCTGTGAGATCTGTGTACATAAGTGCATGCTGTTTTATTGAAGTCATTGgtactataaataaaagaacagACAATCTGGTTGTGAGATCTAAAAGTGCATGCACTAAAAGAGCAATCTAGCCACCCAAACCTTTGATTTGCCTTTATAATCCAGAAATGATAATTTCTACAATATATTATGTCCCAAGCAATCAAATGCTTTGATTTAGTCCAAAAGGATGGCTGAGACAAACTTTTTATCTTCCAGTTGGTCTGTAACATATCTTCCTAAGCTTGTTATAGCAGTGATGGTGGACCTTCCCTTTAGGAATCCATGTTGTTTTTGTCAGCAATTCTTGCTCTTGCAAGTGTTGTACCATCCTTTTTAGGaaatcttttcaataattttgctaaaaagagaaaaaatagaTTGGTAAAAAATGGCCAGTATAGATGtagaccctttcttgtgtttttttaGAGAGTTGAATGGTAAATTTTTGAGTTTCAGGTTCTATTGGAATTAACATAGACGAGACCTCTCCCACTTTGGTACGAAAACCACACTACACAATCTTCAGAATAGAGGACCTGAGAACTACAGGTACTCACAACAGCCTGTGGAAGTAAGGTATTCCTCATATTCTGAAATTATTCAACAAACACTTCTAAGGATttgaattaaaacacaaaacaaaattattattatttacaaataacagctttatttatacaaatacatcTACAATGGTTAACATCATTTACTCCAAAATAACTATTCAGTTACAAAGTATCAGGCAACTTTGTGGCAGAAACTAATTTTCAAAAccataatacaaaactaaataccTAAATTATTTGTGGCTCTTGTGAAAGCAATAATACTGACCATGTTGGTGTTTTAAAACTCAATCGACTAACTTGTGCATCACCGTTGTACTTTAAAACAGAAATcaacattttgaagaaaaactgtAAGAAACTAAAAACTTTCAACTTGTCACTTTATCAGTCGGTTCCAAAATACTTCTGGCCAAAATGGTTTGGTGCTATGTGATGTAACTCTGAAGTTAAAATAACCATCTGTGAacacataaaaacaattaattttcattcataataatattgtaaactaaCACAAGAGATATGGGTCTACAAAGTTTTCCACACCTCTTCAGATGTACAAATAAGTTACGTCATGATCTTGATGAGCCACAAAATTACGAGATAAAAGGTCTGATACATCTTAAAAATCCACTTTGCATACAGAAAAATGTAAACCTTATGAACTTTTTGAGAATACAAAGTAAACTGGTTTACAGTTTTAGTCTAAATTCTTGTAATTTGgcatgatttttattgtttttacaagatattaaatgataaaatatagagAATGGACTAAAGATATATGTCCTAAACTCTAGATTAGGTCagtctataaaaattaatcaaagagaATAATTGATCACACAAATTGtgacaataatgataataaagattataactaataaataaatatcacttttCCTTTTGTTATTACTGGAATATTATCATATTCTCTTTTATGTAATATTGATCGCACCCAGTGAGTGATTTAATATTTCAAGATCTTTGATTTTTCATAGTATTATGCCgatgttttattaaagtattgcttagttttattaatattacagttgaacttagaaaattttaatttcaaatttcagatAGAACTTTTCAACTAATCTATCAATATTCCTATAGAATAAAGTctgcatatttaaaaatgttagatgattctaaatttttaaatttatcccaTAAGCTTTGAATTATCCAAATTCCACTGTAGGTACTTGACAAACCATACAGAAAATTTCcacttttaaacattgaattcaGATGGTTATACACTGTATATAAATTTGAGGAAATATTATCATTACATATAATTAGGCTATTCCGAATTTTGTATTAAGCAAACATTTTAACTgtaagtatgtatttatatttactattttcactttgtgtaaaataataaaattttacagtaaacttttacATTAGTCTAATATTCCGATTTCTGAGAACAAACAAggaatttacaattttaagtataaatttaaagtatgattaatgaaattaattgtcCAAAGTGATTCTGTGAAAACTAATTTGCATTTAGGAATTTTTAATGGACACTCTGGGCATTTCATGATAAAAGATTTCTTCACAGAAGAgcaaaatgaatttttttgacagatttataaattataaaagatatataaataaataaaaatgaataaccaTTCACCTGTGGATAAGTAGTTGTGATTGCTTTGGCAGCGAATGGAGTGGAGAACAGATTGGACAGTATAATGTTCTCTTCAAGTACATGATGCTCCTTCAGTACCGCCACAGCCTTGATGACAGTGTTTCCTGTACCTACAAAACAGGTTAGATCAACTTAACTCATGTTATATATCAACTCCTCTGTGATTTTTCattgaacaaattattttgtgtatagtACATCATTtttgtatatctttaaaataattattagtgatGAATGTAGCAAGGATAGAATTACTGaattaatactgtaaataatttgaCCAAGACAACCTTAAAATACAAGAAACGTCTAACTACCATTACTCAAATAATCATGACTGTAAATCGTTAATAGTTTATAGTTTACAGTGAGAATGCAGTACTCACTCATAATCGGATACATCAAGAGCACTTTGCGGCTAGCGATATCCTCAGGAAACCTTGCATAGACAATCCTTGCCTCATGAGTATCTGGGTCAGATTCCACCAGTATTTTCCCAATCCTTATTGAACGACAACAATCTCGTAGACCCTGAGAAAAAATTACCAATCAACAACTTCAACTTTACACTAGCTTTGGTTCACTCTTatccattttttttatctatacaaaGCTGGAATCATCGCAGTTGAATTTCCATAAACTTactgcaatgtttttttttatttattagctgaAGTTAGGTCTTAATAACACAAACATACAAAGTTGCAGTgctgtatataaattaatctatttaaaatctgaggattaaaaatattaaaaaatacagtcaGAATCAAACAGATGCTAACCAATTGATAAAGCATATACATGTGTATGAAACTTTGTGCTATTTATTTGTACAGAATCTACAAAATTATCAGTAATGGCGGTGGCCCTGACTGACCTGTTCCATAGCCTCTCCACTTCGCACTATGCTGACACCACAGTTGCCTCTCTGATACTTGAGTCCTTCGTACTCTGCACCTGTTGGAGTTGTGATGGTACATTTTGAAAATGGCAGTTGGTTAAGACTTTCTTCTATAACAAGACGGATCTGCAACAACattatgtattacttttaatttctttagaagTAAACCAATAAACTGAGGTATGTAAACAAAGTTTTACTGTTCTGCAATTCATGCTTCAATAACTGCACACTTTGGCCCAACCATTGCTCCATTGTGCTTAGAGATTATGTCTAAGACATTGCAGTAtactcttcacctagattacactatattttgtagtctccAGATTCCATTgatgagtcaagtctgtgacagatcAGATTTCAAACACTgcacaaagaggaaggtgaacttgagctaaactcaacattcacattgattcaatcCGTTCCACCATAGCTAtgatatgtacaaaaaatatttgttttgcattAAATGAAGAATTAAACGCACATGAGACTTTGGGTCATCGTGGAAGGCTTCACGTTCACCCCCACAGTGGATAACATCTTGGCCCGGAGAATGATTCTCAATACACaatgtttactattttcaatttcgATATTGAGGTATCCGAGATGGAGTTATATAGAAATGTGAATCCCTTAAGTTATCTCATTTGAAAGTTATCATGCATAAAGATAGACAGAAAAAATTACCTTGCTAAATGTTGGGCAATTAAACTTCTTAGTGGCTAATTTTAAATGCACAAATATGTTTTAAGGgatacagatttaaattttatgatcaataaatttatatttattataatatttccttGTAAATTTTCTGTATTCAATACGACACAAATCGAGTACACTTACATTTACAAGAccataccaataaataaaaactgcattatCCAGTGGCAAACATCTGTTGATTTTCAGGTGGTAGAAGGTATTCCATCTGTTTTAAGAGTACTGTCTTAGGCATATGGAGATATCCATTTGGGTATAATATGCATATTGCATACCATTCAATTGTTATCCAGATATGAGCTATATTCCAACCTTCAAGACTCTATGGGTCCTAGCAAAGTCATGGTCGAACAGAGTTTCAGAACTGGCAACCTTTTGGTTAGTGATGGTTCAAAAGCAGGACCAAACTACCAACTCTTTGGTTAAAACAGCAGGGCAGAACTGGCAACTCTTTGGTTATTGATGATCCAACAGCAGGACTTAAAATGGCAGCTCTTTGCTTATCAATCTAACACATTAACCACTGATGgggtaataaaaattattagatacaaataataatagtttatgacTACCACTGAGGTCTAGTCTAAAAAAACAGAGAGATTGAATACTTGAGAAACAAACTTATAACTTACCAAACGATCAGCGAAAAACTTAAAATCACTTCTGGTAGTGTTGCTGAAAAATAAAAGGAACATTTATGAATTATGTACTTAACTGCAGGCTACACTATTAACATTATATTAGCCAGAGCTAAATATGAATTGGTTTATCTCGTAAGTTAACCTAGAACTatcaatagatttaaaaattgtggGTTGAAAAATCCCAATACCAGTCAACACTTCATCACTCATgtggatataatatttttaaaagaaacaataatgtcattattcaataatttaaaaatcaaacactaattaaatttaattgtgtattttattttattaggtacaacaaaaaacaaaatttaactatagcaacatttgatttttaaattaatgaataattaaatccaATAAGCAAGAAGCAACTACATTATAACTATgctaatattaaaacaaaatagaaattttacttGTAGGCCTATTATTCTTGAAATAAAGAATGAAATTCTCAATTTTCAGCAAAATTATCGACCTATATCTTATTGGCTTGCGCTGATATATCTTTCATTTACATATATTACCCTTACTTTTACATGTGTCAAGCTAAGTAGgacatgacaaaatattaaattcaatttttttacccCACAATTCAAACTTCTTTATTGATAATAATGACAGTGCACATAATTAGGagtattaaaaaatggttttagatAGTTCTTGTtccaaaacttaatatttaacacaaaagtTGGCCTTTCTGATTAAACAGGGGCCACCCATAAGATCATGTGGTGGCTGTTATGGTTAGGcgaatttacaataaacattgtagttattgtaaaatatgttttttcctCACTTTAAGAAAATAATCTAGATGGTTATGTCTGGCATTGAGTCAGTCAAGGTGAAGATCACAGTCCTGCTTAGTGACAGCGAGCATATGCAACCTGTCAATGTGACTCATTAATAAACTCAATCTTACCATACGTTTTATCTTGTGATATTTTTAGCTCTCTCAAAGATTCATGATCAGAATCCTCTAGAACTTTTTCCTTTCCTGCTCAATAAGATCCAAAAAGTTAAATCTCTAGAAGTTAAATCCATGGTAACTTTATGTAAGTGGTACCCATACAGGTTATAAGGGATGTATCATAAAATGGGATTCAAAcactaaaaacatgtttttgaaacttcaaaaaataaaaaatgtcttatttataaCTAAGCAAACctttttagaaattacattttagtagTTTGGTCATTTTTTTTACTGagtgtttttatctttataactatatataggctatatttcaaataaattgaacatgtgcttacataaaattttaataacataggCCTAGCCTAACTTATATGGAATCTACATTCTTTCCTCATCCATCTGACAGAATATGATTACCTACAATGTCTTATGCAAAtgcaacttgtttttttttactaactaaaAACATCTTCATTCtaccaaatataattaaaaatgtctgAAACAGGTTTCTAATAAACCCTATTGTTGCAAAtagaaatgtgttattttatttcagttaacatattacaaaatattattagttgttCTTTCCAGAGTGCTGCAAGAGTCACGTTTATCTTAGGAACTATATTTCCTGAATAACCATTTGGTGGATAAATATTCCTCTCAATATGGTAGTTATCTAATGGTAACCAGTACATTTGAACTATGACTGTGTCTGTGTGTTAGCTCTCTTCCAGAAGGCCGGTAAAACTGTCAGTCTATCTGCAGATtacataaaaatagcttttatcAATTTAGAAATAACACGATTACATGACTAACTCATACTCTCACTATGTAAAAACACGGTgaccaattaaaaaaagaataaattaatttcctaatgTTTTATGTAGTCACATAATTTACAATCAAACATgttaataactttcaaaactaattgacAGTAGTAGAGTTAACACGCTGTGATCAAGTAATGGTCACCATTGTTATCCATGAGATAGTGAAGGCTACTGTACAGATATGTTGTTGGTGTTTTACTAGGGTAAGGTACGAttagcggacccggtttttttatatagaagaatgtaattatcgatacctaatattcgcatctaaaatcctagactatcaatcgatataaaagtgtCTGTAGTCCGCAACAACaaacatattatgttttaaattaaaatgtgaatttaatattaacagtgatcaaacaaattattataaccaaaattatgaaaactgaagacgaccatatatactcctctcacagttacatttgtttctttcccacaaatttcacataatgggtttttcggtacgagtcctacatgtgaagccacgaaaaacatgtcttatcatctttcaaagcaatgttgggTAGTTTCCTAGTTTTAAATTGACAgccattcttaataatcaaatgttacaatatgtaaaattgaaatattaccttacgtgtattacttgaaagtgtttacagctgtataatatatagattatttaagttaattattcaaagtaattaattagtatca
This Homalodisca vitripennis isolate AUS2020 chromosome 3, UT_GWSS_2.1, whole genome shotgun sequence DNA region includes the following protein-coding sequences:
- the LOC124357218 gene encoding uracil phosphoribosyltransferase homolog — encoded protein: MVIVESERNLRQNMGSAGDLNGCIGMNTINVANQKNEIVEEYGPNLKLLPTNNQVRELQTILRDRNTTRSDFKFFADRLIRLVIEESLNQLPFSKCTITTPTGAEYEGLKYQRGNCGVSIVRSGEAMEQGLRDCCRSIRIGKILVESDPDTHEARIVYARFPEDIASRKVLLMYPIMSTGNTVIKAVAVLKEHHVLEENIILSNLFSTPFAAKAITTTYPQMVILTSELHHIAPNHFGQKYFGTD